One segment of Ascidiaceihabitans donghaensis DNA contains the following:
- a CDS encoding DUF1127 domain-containing protein, producing the protein MAVTDQTGMMCQSSLHTSPAAPSVWQMLSVWRTRRQLRSLDAKQLADIGVTAQDAQKEANRPVWDVPATWRQ; encoded by the coding sequence ATGGCTGTTACTGATCAAACTGGCATGATGTGCCAATCGTCCTTGCACACATCCCCCGCCGCCCCGTCTGTGTGGCAAATGCTGAGTGTCTGGCGCACGCGCCGTCAATTGCGGTCGCTTGATGCAAAACAGCTTGCAGATATTGGCGTGACCGCACAAGACGCTCAGAAAGAAGCCAACCGCCCGGTCTGGGATGTGCCAGCCACATGGCGCCAATGA